A genomic region of Arachis stenosperma cultivar V10309 chromosome 9, arast.V10309.gnm1.PFL2, whole genome shotgun sequence contains the following coding sequences:
- the LOC130948996 gene encoding oxygen-dependent coproporphyrinogen-III oxidase, chloroplastic-like yields the protein MAHSSFSSSSVRAHFEKMIREAQDPVCTALEAADDGANFKEDVWSRPGEGGGISRILQDGAIWEKAGVNVSVVYSIMPPEAYGATKAAASPDQKPGSFPFFTAGISSVLHPKNPFAPTLQIMIFHPYFGYLHKFAATDCVTLLHSIDAPGEPRQWWFGGGIDLTPAYIFEEDVKHFHSSVVLKWHFTFIRCDSDAIRTAMAATETAVAVMLTFTAVAMVTAK from the exons ATGGCTCATTCttctttctcctcctcttctGTAAGGGCCCACTTCGAGAAGATGATTAGAGAAGCTCAGGACCCTGTCTGCACCGCCCTTGAGGCTGCCGACGACGGGGCCAACTTCAAGGAGGACGTTTGGTCCAGGCCCGGCGAAGGTGGCGGCATCAGCAGGATTCTCCAAGACGGGGCCATTTGGGAGAAGGCTGGAGTTAATGTCTCCGTTGTTTATAGCATCATGCCGCCAGAAGCTTACGGCGCTACAAAAGCTGCCGCTTCTCCTGACCAGAAGCCTGGTTCTTTTCCGTTCTTCACTGCTGGAATCAGCTCC GTTTTGCATCCGAAGAACCCATTTGCCCCAACCTTGCAGATTATGATTTTCCATCCTTATTTCGGA TATCTGCATAAATTTGCTGCTACTGACTGTGTAACCCTGTTGCATTCTATAGATGCTCCCGGAGAACCTAGGCAGTGGTGGTTTGGCGGGGGGATTGACTTGACTCCTGCTTACATTTTCGAGGAGGATGTTAAACACTTCCATAGTTCTGTTGTTTTAAAATGGCACTTCACATTCAT CAGATGCGACTCTGATGCAATTAGAACGGCAATGGCAGCAACCGAAACAGCGGTAGCAGTGATGTTAACCTTCACTGCAGTGGCCATGGTTACAGCAAAATAA